Proteins encoded by one window of Mycolicibacterium cosmeticum:
- a CDS encoding Mur ligase family protein produces the protein MAVTTRGKLALRAGAAARWASRVTGRGAGAMIGGLVAMTLDRSILSQLGAGRRSVVVTGTNGKSTTTRMTAAALATLGPVSSNSEGANMDAGLVAALAGARDAELAALEVDEMHVPHVLDAIDAAVVVLLNLSRDQLDRVGEINHIERTLRAGLARHPGAVIVANCDDVLMTSAAYDSPNVVWVAAGGGWAQDSVSCPRSGEVIVRDGVDWYSTGTPAFKRPSPQWWFDETNIYGPDGFSHPMQLALPGAVNRGNATQAVAAAVALGADPVRAVAAVCTVDEVAGRYRTVRVGDHTARLLLAKNPAGWQEALSMIDKDAAGVVISVNGQVPDGEDLSWLWDVRFEHFESTQVVAAGERGTDLAVRLGYAGVEHTLVHDTVAAIASCPPGHVEVIANYTAFLQLNRRLS, from the coding sequence ATGGCCGTCACCACTCGGGGAAAGCTGGCGCTGCGCGCCGGCGCGGCGGCGCGTTGGGCGTCGCGGGTCACCGGCCGCGGGGCCGGTGCGATGATCGGCGGCCTGGTGGCGATGACGCTGGACCGCTCGATCCTGAGCCAGCTCGGGGCCGGCCGCCGTTCGGTGGTGGTCACCGGCACCAACGGCAAATCCACCACCACCCGGATGACGGCGGCGGCACTGGCCACGCTGGGACCGGTCTCGAGCAATTCCGAGGGCGCCAACATGGACGCCGGCCTGGTGGCCGCGCTGGCCGGCGCCAGGGACGCCGAATTGGCCGCGCTGGAGGTCGACGAGATGCACGTCCCACACGTGCTGGACGCGATCGACGCCGCGGTGGTCGTGCTGTTGAACCTGTCCCGTGACCAGCTCGACCGGGTCGGCGAGATCAACCACATCGAGCGCACGCTGCGCGCCGGGCTGGCCCGTCATCCCGGCGCGGTGATCGTCGCCAATTGCGATGACGTGCTGATGACCTCGGCCGCCTACGACAGCCCGAACGTGGTGTGGGTGGCCGCCGGCGGCGGGTGGGCGCAGGACTCGGTGAGCTGCCCGCGATCCGGTGAGGTGATCGTGCGCGACGGCGTCGATTGGTATTCGACGGGCACCCCGGCCTTCAAACGGCCCAGCCCGCAGTGGTGGTTCGACGAGACGAACATCTACGGGCCGGACGGTTTTTCGCATCCGATGCAGCTGGCGTTGCCCGGCGCGGTGAATCGCGGCAACGCCACCCAGGCCGTCGCCGCGGCGGTGGCCCTAGGCGCCGACCCGGTCCGGGCGGTGGCGGCGGTGTGCACCGTCGACGAGGTCGCCGGGCGGTATCGCACGGTACGGGTGGGTGATCACACCGCCCGGCTGCTGCTGGCCAAGAATCCGGCGGGCTGGCAGGAAGCGCTGTCGATGATCGACAAAGACGCTGCGGGCGTGGTGATCTCGGTCAACGGGCAGGTGCCCGACGGCGAGGACCTGTCGTGGCTGTGGGACGTCCGGTTCGAGCATTTCGAGTCGACGCAGGTGGTGGCCGCCGGGGAACGCGGCACGGATCTGGCGGTGCGGCTGGGCTACGCCGGTGTGGAGCACACCCTGGTGCACGACACCGTGGCCGCCATCGCATCGTGTCCTCCGGGGCACGTCGAGGTGATCGCCAACTACACCGCATTCCTGCAACTGAACCGGCGGTTGTCGTGA
- a CDS encoding type 1 glutamine amidotransferase — MTVRIGLVLPDVMGTYGDGGNAVVLRQRLRLRGIDAEIVEITLDDRVPESLDLYTLGGAEDYAQRLATKHLIRHPGLQRAVSRGAPVLAICAAIQVLGHWYETSAGERVDGVGLLDVTTSPQQARTIGEVTSEPLVDGLTDPLTGFENHRGGTVLGSAARPLARVTKGAGNRLGDGFDGAVQGSIVATYLHGPCLARNPQLADHLLSRVVGDLPPLDLPEVTRLRTERLGAPRRAANH, encoded by the coding sequence GTGACTGTCCGGATCGGGTTGGTGCTGCCCGACGTGATGGGCACCTACGGCGACGGCGGCAACGCGGTGGTACTGCGGCAGCGGTTGCGGTTACGTGGGATCGACGCCGAGATCGTGGAGATCACGCTCGACGATCGGGTGCCGGAGTCGTTGGATCTCTACACCCTCGGCGGCGCCGAAGATTACGCGCAGCGGCTGGCCACCAAACACCTGATCCGCCATCCGGGCCTGCAGCGCGCGGTATCCCGCGGCGCCCCGGTGTTGGCCATCTGCGCCGCGATCCAGGTGCTGGGCCACTGGTATGAGACTTCGGCCGGCGAGCGGGTCGACGGGGTGGGCCTGCTGGATGTCACCACCTCTCCGCAGCAAGCCCGCACCATCGGTGAGGTGACCTCCGAACCGTTGGTCGACGGCCTCACCGACCCCCTCACCGGTTTCGAAAACCATCGTGGTGGAACGGTTCTGGGCTCAGCGGCGCGGCCGTTGGCCCGGGTCACCAAGGGTGCGGGCAACCGGCTGGGCGACGGTTTCGACGGTGCGGTGCAGGGCAGCATCGTCGCGACCTATCTGCACGGGCCGTGCCTGGCCCGCAATCCGCAGCTGGCCGATCACCTGCTCAGCCGGGTCGTCGGTGACCTGCCGCCGCTGGACCTGCCGGAGGTGACGCGGTTGCGCACCGAACGCCTGGGTGCACCCCGGCGAGCCGCGAATCACTGA
- a CDS encoding DEDDh family exonuclease, which produces MSQTWGRPAVEPGTGWAVVDVETTGFRPGQARVVSVAALAVGDDGNVEHSVASLLNPGVDPGPTHVHGLTTEMLDGQPTFADIAPRLMEVLDGRTLVAHNVAFDYAFLAAEAELVGAQLPVESVMCTVELARRLALGTENLRLETLAAHWGVTQMRPHDALDDALVLAQILKPALVAARERKAWLPIRPVTRRTWPNGQVTHDELRPLKTLAARLPCPYQNPGPFVAGRPLVQGMRVALSAEMSRTHEEVIERILDAGLAYTENVDQHTSVVVCNEAAPEQGKGYQAVDLGIPLLSDAEFLRLIDHAVGGRDVEEFVDTTGDGDQYALF; this is translated from the coding sequence ATGAGCCAGACCTGGGGACGACCGGCGGTCGAACCGGGCACCGGCTGGGCGGTCGTCGACGTGGAGACCACGGGTTTCCGTCCCGGCCAGGCCCGGGTGGTCAGTGTGGCCGCGCTCGCAGTGGGGGATGACGGCAATGTCGAACACAGTGTCGCCAGCCTGCTCAATCCCGGGGTGGATCCCGGCCCCACCCACGTGCACGGCCTGACCACCGAGATGTTGGACGGCCAGCCGACCTTCGCCGATATCGCGCCCCGGCTGATGGAGGTGCTGGACGGACGCACGCTGGTGGCCCACAACGTGGCCTTCGACTACGCCTTCCTGGCCGCCGAAGCCGAACTGGTCGGCGCGCAGCTGCCGGTCGAGTCGGTGATGTGCACCGTGGAGCTGGCCCGCCGGCTGGCGTTGGGTACCGAGAACCTGCGGCTGGAGACCCTGGCCGCGCACTGGGGCGTCACCCAGATGCGTCCCCACGACGCGCTGGACGACGCTCTGGTCCTGGCGCAGATCCTCAAACCCGCGCTGGTGGCCGCCCGGGAGCGTAAGGCCTGGCTGCCGATCCGGCCGGTGACCCGCCGGACGTGGCCCAACGGCCAGGTCACCCACGACGAATTGCGGCCGCTGAAGACGCTGGCCGCCCGGTTGCCGTGCCCGTACCAGAATCCCGGCCCGTTCGTGGCGGGGCGGCCGCTGGTGCAGGGCATGCGGGTGGCGCTGTCGGCCGAGATGAGCCGGACCCATGAAGAGGTGATCGAGCGCATCCTCGACGCCGGGCTGGCCTACACCGAGAATGTGGACCAGCACACCTCCGTGGTGGTGTGCAACGAGGCGGCGCCCGAGCAGGGCAAGGGCTACCAAGCGGTCGACCTGGGCATCCCGCTGCTCTCCGATGCCGAGTTCCTGCGCCTGATCGACCACGCCGTCGGGGGCCGGGATGTCGAGGAGTTCGTCGACACCACCGGCGACGGCGACCAGTACGCCCTGTTCTAA
- a CDS encoding AurF N-oxygenase family protein, giving the protein MTALSHTDDPSAPAYTDRVTSLTEAMSRLSFDPYVDIDWDAPENALDANDSRWQLDPEAAPLAATEWYGRQSPQRRIDMGRWMTANILKVTLQFEMMLIRGVVHYAGTLPNGAQVFRYLLHELSDECHHIQMFQEFVNRTREDVPGMRRASRIFGPIIAFIGGYANVFLFIGVLCGEQPLHFQQTLQHRGAAQVPPLLNRVTSIHLAEEARHITFADIHLAQRIQGAGRIRRALYAITFPFFLRWLIGEMLTPPRAFVRQFDVPRRVFKAAYWRSTYSRRLMAESAADVRRLADELGLRTAWSRWIWRLLGIDGRLPRYRGEPDRSPAIGLVNELRGVVWARMAAAAAMAGVALSVTPDGMRIIGVAAAGAGIWATYHALRHRRGGVVGNQPFEWPRLLVWVTVCVAMIPAGGLIGLALVVFTILAVAEWMPTP; this is encoded by the coding sequence ATGACGGCTCTCAGCCATACCGACGATCCGTCGGCGCCGGCCTACACCGACCGGGTGACCTCGCTCACCGAGGCGATGTCCCGGCTGAGCTTCGATCCTTATGTCGACATCGACTGGGACGCGCCCGAAAACGCCTTGGATGCGAACGACTCTCGCTGGCAACTCGATCCGGAAGCGGCTCCGCTGGCGGCGACGGAATGGTACGGCCGGCAGTCACCGCAGCGACGCATCGACATGGGCCGCTGGATGACGGCGAACATCCTCAAGGTCACGTTGCAGTTCGAGATGATGCTGATCCGCGGTGTCGTGCACTACGCGGGCACACTGCCCAACGGTGCCCAGGTGTTCCGCTACCTGCTGCACGAATTGTCCGACGAATGTCATCACATCCAGATGTTCCAGGAGTTCGTCAACCGCACCCGCGAAGACGTGCCGGGCATGCGTCGCGCTTCCCGGATCTTCGGACCGATCATCGCCTTCATCGGTGGCTACGCCAACGTGTTCCTCTTCATCGGGGTGTTGTGCGGCGAACAACCACTGCACTTTCAGCAGACGCTGCAGCATCGCGGCGCAGCGCAGGTGCCGCCCCTGCTCAACCGGGTCACCTCCATCCATCTCGCCGAGGAGGCCCGCCATATCACCTTCGCCGATATCCACTTGGCGCAGCGAATACAGGGTGCCGGACGGATCCGGCGAGCGTTGTACGCCATCACCTTTCCGTTCTTCCTGCGCTGGCTGATCGGTGAAATGCTCACGCCGCCACGCGCCTTCGTACGGCAGTTCGACGTCCCGCGACGGGTGTTCAAGGCGGCCTATTGGCGAAGCACCTACTCCCGACGGCTGATGGCCGAATCGGCCGCCGACGTTCGCCGGCTGGCCGACGAGCTCGGCCTGCGGACGGCGTGGTCGCGCTGGATCTGGCGCCTGCTGGGCATCGACGGCCGGCTGCCGCGCTACCGCGGCGAGCCGGATCGCAGCCCCGCGATCGGCTTGGTGAACGAGCTTCGTGGCGTGGTCTGGGCACGGATGGCCGCCGCCGCGGCGATGGCGGGTGTGGCGTTGTCGGTGACACCGGACGGCATGCGCATCATCGGCGTCGCGGCGGCCGGTGCCGGGATCTGGGCGACCTACCACGCACTGCGCCATCGTCGTGGCGGTGTGGTGGGCAATCAGCCGTTCGAGTGGCCGCGGCTTCTGGTCTGGGTGACGGTGTGCGTCGCCATGATTCCCGCCGGCGGATTGATCGGACTCGCCTTGGTGGTGTTCACCATCCTGGCTGTGGCGGAGTGGATGCCCACTCCGTGA
- the leuA gene encoding 2-isopropylmalate synthase yields the protein MNSPDAYTSARTITTPAGPRRDGQPAWNTQRASSMPVSRYRSFAAEVPGGEPAAPFDRTWPDKVVTHAPGWCAVDLRDGNQALIDPMSPARKRRMFDLLVRMGYKEIEVGFPSASQTDYDFVREIIEQGAIPDDVTIQVLTQCRPELIEKTFEACAGAPQAIVHFYNSTSILQRRVVFRADRAAVKKIATDGARMCVEEAKKYPETKWRFEYSPESYTGTELEYAVEVCNAVAEIVAPTPDWPLIVNLPATVEMATPNVYADSIEWMSRHLSPRDSIILSLHPHNDRGTGVAAAELGYQAGADRIEGCLFGNGERTGNVCLVTLGLNLFSRGVDPQIDFSNIDEIRRTVEYCNQLPVHERHPYGGDLVYTAFSGSHQDAINKGLDAMKVSADEQDADVDDILWQVPYLPIDPKDVGRTYEAVIRVNSQSGKGGVAYIMKADHGLVLPRRLQIEFSKAIQEITDGEGGEVSPKAIWDVFADEYLAPITPLERIRQKVEAAEVDGGTDKITAVVKVDGVEREIVGAGNGPLAAFCDALGAIGYQVNVLDYSEHAMSAGEEAQAAAYVEASIGGTTVWGVGIATSITTASLRAVVSAVNRAARA from the coding sequence ATGAACAGCCCAGACGCCTACACGTCCGCCCGCACCATCACCACCCCCGCCGGCCCCCGCCGCGACGGCCAGCCCGCCTGGAACACCCAGCGCGCCTCCTCGATGCCCGTCAGCAGGTACCGATCCTTCGCCGCCGAAGTTCCGGGAGGGGAACCGGCTGCGCCGTTCGACCGCACCTGGCCGGACAAGGTGGTCACCCACGCCCCCGGCTGGTGTGCGGTGGACCTGCGCGACGGCAACCAGGCACTGATCGACCCGATGAGCCCGGCCCGCAAGCGGCGGATGTTCGACCTGCTGGTACGGATGGGTTACAAGGAGATCGAGGTCGGCTTCCCGTCGGCCAGCCAGACCGACTACGACTTCGTCCGCGAGATCATCGAGCAGGGCGCCATCCCGGACGACGTCACCATCCAGGTGCTGACGCAGTGCCGGCCCGAACTGATCGAGAAGACGTTCGAGGCCTGTGCGGGCGCCCCGCAGGCCATCGTGCACTTCTACAACTCGACGTCGATCCTGCAGCGGCGGGTGGTGTTCCGCGCCGACCGGGCGGCGGTCAAGAAGATCGCCACCGATGGTGCCCGGATGTGCGTCGAAGAGGCCAAGAAGTATCCCGAGACGAAGTGGCGTTTCGAGTACTCGCCGGAGTCCTACACCGGCACCGAGCTGGAGTACGCCGTCGAGGTGTGCAACGCGGTGGCCGAGATCGTCGCGCCCACGCCGGACTGGCCGCTGATCGTCAACCTGCCCGCCACCGTCGAGATGGCCACGCCCAACGTGTACGCGGACTCGATCGAGTGGATGAGCCGGCATCTGTCGCCGCGGGACTCCATCATCTTGAGCCTGCACCCGCACAACGATCGCGGAACCGGTGTCGCCGCAGCCGAATTGGGCTATCAGGCCGGAGCGGACCGGATCGAGGGCTGCCTGTTCGGCAACGGCGAACGCACCGGCAATGTCTGCCTGGTGACGCTGGGCCTGAACCTGTTCTCCCGCGGGGTGGACCCGCAGATCGACTTCTCCAACATCGACGAGATCCGCCGCACCGTGGAGTACTGCAACCAGCTGCCGGTGCACGAGCGGCATCCCTACGGAGGTGACCTGGTGTACACCGCGTTCTCGGGCAGCCACCAGGACGCCATCAACAAGGGCCTGGACGCGATGAAGGTGTCGGCCGACGAGCAGGACGCCGACGTGGACGACATTTTGTGGCAGGTGCCGTACCTGCCGATCGACCCGAAGGACGTCGGCCGCACCTACGAGGCCGTCATCCGGGTGAACTCGCAGTCCGGCAAGGGCGGGGTGGCCTACATCATGAAGGCCGACCACGGACTGGTGCTGCCGCGACGGTTGCAGATCGAGTTCTCCAAGGCCATCCAAGAGATCACCGACGGTGAGGGCGGCGAGGTGTCGCCGAAGGCCATCTGGGATGTCTTCGCCGACGAGTACCTGGCGCCGATCACCCCGCTGGAACGGATCCGGCAGAAGGTGGAGGCCGCCGAGGTGGACGGTGGCACCGACAAGATCACCGCGGTGGTCAAGGTCGACGGGGTGGAACGGGAGATCGTCGGCGCCGGCAACGGACCGCTGGCCGCCTTCTGCGACGCGCTGGGGGCCATCGGGTACCAGGTCAACGTGCTGGACTACTCCGAGCACGCCATGTCCGCAGGCGAGGAGGCGCAGGCCGCCGCCTATGTGGAGGCCTCGATCGGCGGCACGACGGTGTGGGGCGTGGGGATCGCGACCTCGATCACCACGGCATCACTGCGCGCGGTGGTGTCGGCGGTGAACCGGGCGGCCCGGGCGTAG
- a CDS encoding class I SAM-dependent methyltransferase, whose amino-acid sequence MNLSTTTEPEAHEMETLSAQRLSKLTLPYFDLLMDERQGGGETGQLWENQVHWGYWDDPKTATGTRADYTAAMEAMNDVLFEAGRLTDGQQLLDVGCGFGGTIQQINGSYSGMELTGLNIDPRQLAAADAQITPAHGNTLRWVEADACELPFEDNSFDRILAVECIFHFPSRQKFLDEAARVLKPGGCLAVSDFVPTMMFFGKTPIWMAIRPRIARSYGTLGDVPLRGYKSMGKHAGLALVANRNIRKNTMPTYPFLLRFFREQASADAQDTLFVGTRWMKWLSKLSLLQYQVYTFVKPEV is encoded by the coding sequence ATGAATCTCTCGACCACCACCGAACCGGAGGCCCACGAAATGGAAACCCTGTCAGCCCAACGCCTTTCCAAACTCACGCTGCCCTATTTCGACCTGCTCATGGATGAACGCCAGGGCGGCGGTGAAACGGGCCAGCTCTGGGAGAACCAGGTGCACTGGGGATACTGGGACGACCCCAAGACCGCCACCGGTACCCGGGCGGACTACACCGCCGCCATGGAAGCCATGAACGACGTGCTGTTCGAGGCGGGACGGCTCACCGACGGACAGCAGCTGCTCGACGTGGGGTGCGGATTCGGCGGGACGATCCAGCAGATCAACGGCAGCTACTCCGGTATGGAGCTCACCGGTTTGAACATCGACCCACGCCAACTCGCCGCCGCCGACGCACAGATCACCCCCGCACACGGCAACACCCTGCGCTGGGTCGAAGCCGACGCGTGCGAGCTGCCGTTCGAGGACAACTCGTTCGACCGCATCCTGGCGGTGGAGTGCATCTTCCACTTCCCGTCGCGGCAGAAGTTCCTCGACGAGGCCGCGCGGGTGCTCAAGCCGGGCGGCTGCCTGGCGGTGTCCGACTTCGTCCCCACCATGATGTTCTTCGGCAAGACGCCCATCTGGATGGCGATCCGGCCCCGCATCGCCAGGTCCTACGGAACGCTCGGTGACGTTCCCTTGCGCGGATACAAGTCGATGGGCAAACACGCGGGACTTGCGCTGGTGGCCAATCGCAACATCCGGAAGAACACCATGCCGACCTACCCGTTCCTGCTGCGGTTCTTCCGCGAACAGGCGTCGGCGGACGCCCAGGACACCCTCTTCGTCGGCACCCGCTGGATGAAATGGCTGTCCAAGCTCAGCCTGCTGCAATACCAGGTCTACACGTTCGTCAAACCGGAGGTTTAG
- a CDS encoding nitroreductase/quinone reductase family protein, protein MLRRFNAAVLEEFESNGGKVGGPFADSHVLLLTMTGAKSGRRRRTPLEYFTVDGRMYIVGTRGGAPQHPAWVHNLRVNSAARVEVGTQAYDVVADEITGDEREAIWAKMIELCPRIGTYPKPERVIPVFELRKV, encoded by the coding sequence ATCCTGCGACGTTTCAACGCGGCGGTCCTGGAGGAATTCGAGTCGAATGGAGGAAAGGTCGGTGGCCCCTTTGCGGATTCGCATGTCCTGCTCTTGACGATGACGGGCGCCAAGTCAGGCCGGCGGCGCCGAACGCCCTTGGAGTACTTCACTGTCGATGGCCGGATGTACATCGTCGGCACCAGAGGTGGGGCGCCGCAGCACCCGGCATGGGTTCACAATCTTCGGGTGAACTCCGCCGCACGCGTCGAGGTCGGCACGCAGGCATACGACGTCGTCGCCGACGAGATCACCGGCGATGAGCGCGAGGCGATCTGGGCGAAGATGATCGAACTCTGCCCCCGCATCGGCACGTACCCCAAACCCGAACGGGTCATCCCGGTGTTCGAACTGCGAAAGGTGTGA
- a CDS encoding TetR/AcrR family transcriptional regulator C-terminal domain-containing protein, with the protein MARPSRPILSRDLIARTALGLVDRYGAEGASMRRVAQKLNVNPASLYNHVPDRAAMVEDVRALVSAKIDSAPLRELPWEDGLIAWARSYRLAFANHPRAVPLLMTTRASAPVLLAGYEDFVVAAEAAGWPRAEVLPLLTAFESFILGSVLDMSGPSVVFDPTGQEERFPRFTAAYATLQDEDSTDPIATRAFERGLAMLVASARPT; encoded by the coding sequence ATCGCTCGACCATCCCGGCCCATCCTCAGCCGTGACCTGATCGCCCGCACCGCGCTGGGCCTGGTGGATCGGTACGGCGCCGAAGGTGCCAGCATGCGGCGGGTGGCCCAGAAGCTGAACGTCAACCCGGCCTCGCTCTACAACCACGTGCCGGACCGGGCGGCGATGGTCGAGGACGTCCGAGCCCTGGTGTCGGCGAAGATCGATTCCGCGCCACTGCGCGAACTGCCGTGGGAGGACGGCCTGATCGCATGGGCCAGGTCGTACCGACTGGCCTTCGCCAACCATCCCCGGGCGGTGCCACTGCTCATGACCACGCGGGCGTCCGCGCCGGTGTTGCTCGCGGGATACGAGGACTTCGTCGTCGCCGCCGAAGCCGCCGGATGGCCGAGAGCGGAGGTGCTGCCTCTGCTCACGGCCTTCGAGTCGTTCATCCTCGGCAGCGTCCTGGACATGTCCGGGCCGAGCGTCGTGTTCGATCCGACGGGACAGGAGGAGCGTTTCCCGCGCTTCACCGCCGCCTACGCGACACTGCAGGACGAGGACTCGACGGACCCCATCGCCACCCGGGCCTTCGAGCGGGGGCTGGCGATGCTCGTCGCCTCGGCCCGGCCCACCTGA
- a CDS encoding amidase, which produces MTTPSFSVVEADLATLHRALEEGTVTSVELVARYLNRIGHYDRSGITLNAVPVLNPAAFDEARASDLRRARGQSHGPLDGIPYTAKASYMVRGLPVTAGSPAFADLVAHDDAFAVSRLRNAGAICLGLTNMPPMAAGGMQRGLYGRAESPYNENYLTAAFGSGSSNGSGTATAASFAAFGLAEETWSSGRAPASNNSLVAYTPSRGVISVRGNWPLVPTMDVVVPHARSVDDLLRLLDTVVGDDPVADGDLWRLQDWIELPAASRVRPESYVDLPPLPLRGLRFAVPRLYVNGDPDSAYPIRTRDSVLALWKNMHDDLVAAGVDVVETDFPVVENYEGLHPEARSMIDRGFVPAEFLNRELGELSIWAFDAFLRAIGQPGLSGLAEVEGGRIFPHPTGALPDRYGIFPFDVAYDLADYVDRAREGVTPWNRIPSIEAGMRGLEHTRKVDFEEWLAHNQIDAVIFPAAADVGPADADVKTDSADIAWRNGVWVSNGNLVPRHLGIPTVTIPMGTMDDTGMPVGLTVAGAAYSDTTLLRLARSLEALRARRVSPARTPRLPDEQVFEHPRPAGVGELAVAITDVHARRENGAIALSFRVEVTNGAAEDVSVFVDGARVPLTVTANAATGGVTLAADTHDTPHSEWRAPYGPLIVAVARSSDGDVAGAVATTADAPL; this is translated from the coding sequence ATGACTACCCCCTCCTTCTCTGTTGTCGAGGCCGATCTCGCCACGCTGCACCGCGCTCTCGAGGAGGGCACGGTCACGAGTGTCGAGCTGGTGGCGCGCTATCTGAACCGGATCGGCCACTACGACCGCTCCGGGATCACGTTGAACGCCGTGCCCGTGCTCAATCCGGCGGCCTTCGACGAGGCCCGCGCATCGGATCTGCGCCGAGCCCGCGGGCAGTCCCACGGCCCCTTGGACGGCATCCCGTACACGGCGAAGGCCAGTTACATGGTGCGCGGCCTGCCGGTGACGGCCGGTTCCCCGGCCTTCGCCGACCTCGTGGCACATGATGACGCGTTCGCCGTCAGCCGGCTGCGCAACGCCGGGGCGATCTGCCTGGGGCTGACCAACATGCCGCCTATGGCGGCCGGCGGCATGCAGCGCGGACTCTACGGCCGCGCCGAAAGCCCTTACAACGAAAACTATCTCACCGCGGCATTCGGCTCCGGCTCGTCGAACGGATCGGGCACCGCCACGGCGGCGAGCTTCGCCGCCTTCGGCCTCGCAGAAGAGACGTGGTCCTCCGGTCGCGCCCCCGCGTCCAACAACTCCCTGGTGGCCTACACCCCGTCGCGGGGAGTGATCTCGGTGCGCGGCAACTGGCCCCTGGTACCCACCATGGATGTCGTGGTACCCCATGCCCGTTCGGTCGACGACCTGCTGCGCCTGCTCGACACCGTCGTCGGTGACGACCCGGTCGCCGACGGCGACCTGTGGCGCCTGCAGGACTGGATCGAGCTGCCCGCGGCCTCGCGGGTGCGCCCCGAGTCCTACGTCGACCTGCCGCCACTTCCGCTGCGCGGCTTGCGGTTCGCGGTGCCCCGCCTGTATGTCAACGGCGATCCGGACAGCGCGTACCCGATCCGCACGCGCGACTCCGTGCTGGCCCTGTGGAAGAACATGCACGACGATCTGGTGGCCGCCGGGGTGGACGTCGTCGAGACCGATTTCCCGGTCGTCGAGAACTACGAAGGGCTGCACCCGGAAGCCCGCTCCATGATCGACCGCGGTTTCGTCCCCGCCGAATTCCTGAACCGCGAACTCGGGGAGCTGTCGATCTGGGCGTTCGACGCGTTCCTGCGCGCCATCGGGCAGCCCGGGCTGTCCGGCCTCGCGGAGGTCGAGGGCGGGCGCATCTTCCCGCACCCGACCGGTGCGTTGCCCGACCGGTACGGCATCTTCCCGTTCGATGTCGCCTACGACCTCGCCGATTACGTCGACCGGGCGCGCGAGGGTGTCACGCCCTGGAACCGGATCCCGTCGATCGAGGCGGGGATGCGCGGGTTGGAGCACACGCGGAAAGTCGACTTCGAGGAGTGGCTGGCGCACAACCAGATCGACGCCGTCATCTTCCCGGCGGCGGCCGATGTCGGACCCGCCGATGCCGACGTCAAAACGGATTCGGCCGACATCGCCTGGCGTAACGGGGTCTGGGTGTCCAACGGCAACCTAGTGCCCCGCCACCTCGGCATCCCGACGGTGACCATTCCGATGGGCACGATGGACGACACCGGGATGCCGGTCGGGCTCACCGTGGCCGGGGCCGCTTATTCCGACACCACACTGTTGCGGCTTGCCCGCTCGCTCGAGGCGTTGCGGGCCCGTCGGGTCTCCCCGGCGCGCACTCCCCGGCTTCCCGACGAGCAGGTGTTCGAGCACCCGCGTCCCGCGGGTGTCGGCGAACTGGCCGTCGCCATAACCGATGTGCACGCCCGCCGCGAAAACGGCGCCATCGCGCTCAGCTTCCGCGTCGAGGTGACCAACGGTGCAGCAGAGGATGTCTCGGTCTTCGTCGACGGGGCCCGGGTGCCCCTGACGGTGACCGCGAATGCGGCGACGGGTGGCGTCACACTTGCCGCAGACACCCACGACACCCCGCACAGCGAATGGCGAGCGCCGTACGGGCCCCTGATCGTGGCCGTGGCACGCAGTTCGGACGGCGACGTCGCCGGCGCGGTGGCCACCACCGCGGACGCACCACTGTGA